The following coding sequences are from one Biomphalaria glabrata chromosome 8, xgBioGlab47.1, whole genome shotgun sequence window:
- the LOC106057317 gene encoding OCIA domain-containing protein 1-like isoform X2, translated as MAGAYYMVKTGKWTPHPKFGAIPKMIITGGFGYFTGKLSYLPTCQKKILEQIPNSNLAAAIRKSRGLSSPDGETFNPALDDSLSRGSSNQIEEYRPAEGIDDRFRPSMDREVKEPSVNQEKNTVTYDDLRRKNRQEYEESLSKRNKSAPPASAPYKDSPFIPERHLPESRDLPKTEFDGSVEPSQAPPKRKRTTIWGDVIEE; from the exons ATGGCTGGTGCTTACTACATGGTGAAAACTG GAAAATGGACTCCTCATCCAAAATTTGGAGCCATACCTAAAATGATCA TCACTGGTGGCTTTGGTTATTTTACTGGCAAGTTGAGTTATTTGCCCACATGTCAAAAGAAAATCCTTGAGCAAATTCCTAACTCTAATTTGGCTGCAGCAATAAGAAAATCAAGAGGATTATCTTCCCCTGATGGTGAAACTTT CAATCCAGCTTTAGACGACAGTTTAAGCAGGGGAAGTTCAAATCAAATTGAGGAGTACAGACCAGCTGAAGGGATTGATGATAGATTTAGGCCGAGTATGGACAGAGAAG tcaAGGAGCCCTCGGTGAACCAAGAGAAAAACACTGTCACTTATGATGATTTGAGGCGCAAAAACAGACAGGAATATGAAGAGAGCTTGTCAAAGCGAAACAAAAGTGCGCCCCCAGCTAGTGCCCCTTACAAAGATAGTCCATTTATACCAGAAAGACACTTACCAGAGTCGAGAGATCTCCCCAAAACAGAATTTGACGGCTCAGTAGAACCTTCTCAAGCTCCCCCTAAAC GAAAAAGAACAACTATTTGGGGTGACGTGATAGAGGAATGA